In Microbacterium foliorum, the following proteins share a genomic window:
- a CDS encoding MmgE/PrpD family protein: protein MTVTHHVRVHRSDENLAREDQLAWKIAEVAADPVEVEQDVADMIINRIIDNASVAAASLTRGPINAARAQAFSHPVSTGGIGATVFGAALDHRTSPEWAAWANGVAVRELDYHDTFLAAEYSHPGDNIPPILAVAQHVQADGCALLRGIATGYEIQMDLVRAICLHKHKIDHVAHLGPSAAAGIGTLLGLDIETIYQAVGQGLHTTTATRQSRKGEISTWKAHAPAFAGKLAVEAVDRAMRGQTSPAPIYEGEDGVIAWMLDGKDAAYEVPLPAAGEAKRAILDSYTKEHSAEYQAQAWIDLARKLGTENPALRDPANIEAIVLHTSHHTHYVIGSGANDPQKYDPTASRETLDHSIPYIFAVALQDGGWHHVDSYTPERAGRDDTVALWHKITTAEDAEWTRRYHSEDPDVKAFGGRVEFRLTDGTTVVDEIAVADAHPLGARPFARENYIAKFRLLAEPVLEPAEIERFLELVQRLPELTAAEVGELSIIAKPGLLEGADAPKGLF from the coding sequence ATGACCGTCACCCACCACGTCCGCGTCCACCGCAGCGACGAGAACCTCGCCCGCGAAGACCAGCTCGCCTGGAAGATCGCCGAGGTCGCCGCCGACCCGGTCGAGGTCGAGCAGGACGTCGCCGACATGATCATCAACCGCATCATCGACAACGCGTCGGTCGCCGCGGCATCCCTCACCCGCGGGCCGATCAATGCCGCCCGCGCCCAGGCGTTCAGTCACCCCGTCTCGACCGGCGGCATCGGCGCCACCGTGTTCGGCGCGGCACTCGATCACCGCACCAGCCCCGAGTGGGCGGCGTGGGCCAACGGGGTGGCCGTGCGCGAGCTCGACTACCACGACACGTTCCTCGCGGCCGAGTACTCGCACCCCGGCGACAACATCCCGCCGATCCTCGCGGTCGCCCAGCACGTGCAGGCCGACGGTTGCGCGCTGCTGCGGGGCATCGCCACCGGCTACGAGATCCAGATGGACCTCGTGCGCGCGATCTGCCTGCACAAGCACAAGATCGATCACGTCGCGCACCTCGGCCCGTCGGCCGCCGCCGGCATCGGCACCCTGCTCGGCCTCGACATCGAGACGATCTACCAGGCCGTCGGTCAGGGGCTGCACACGACCACCGCCACGCGTCAGAGCCGCAAGGGCGAGATCTCGACGTGGAAGGCGCACGCCCCGGCCTTCGCGGGCAAGCTCGCCGTCGAGGCGGTCGACAGGGCGATGCGCGGCCAGACCAGCCCCGCCCCCATCTACGAGGGCGAAGACGGCGTGATCGCCTGGATGCTCGACGGCAAGGACGCCGCCTACGAGGTGCCGCTGCCCGCCGCCGGCGAGGCGAAGCGCGCGATCCTCGACTCGTACACGAAGGAGCACTCGGCCGAGTACCAGGCGCAGGCGTGGATCGACCTGGCCCGCAAGCTCGGCACCGAGAACCCGGCGCTGCGTGACCCCGCGAACATCGAGGCCATCGTGCTGCACACCAGCCACCACACCCACTACGTGATCGGCTCGGGCGCGAACGACCCGCAGAAGTACGACCCCACGGCGTCGCGCGAGACGCTCGACCACTCGATCCCGTACATCTTCGCGGTCGCGCTGCAGGACGGCGGTTGGCACCACGTCGACTCGTACACACCCGAGCGGGCCGGGCGGGACGACACTGTCGCGCTGTGGCACAAGATCACCACGGCCGAGGATGCCGAGTGGACGCGCCGCTACCACTCCGAAGACCCCGACGTGAAGGCGTTCGGCGGTCGCGTCGAGTTCCGCCTCACCGACGGCACGACCGTGGTCGACGAGATCGCCGTCGCCGACGCGCATCCGCTCGGCGCTCGTCCGTTCGCCCGCGAGAACTACATCGCGAAGTTCCGTCTGCTGGCCGAGCCGGTGCTGGAGCCCGCCGAGATCGAGCGCTTCCTCGAGCTCGTGCAGCGTCTGCCCGAGCTGACGGCCGCCGAGGTCGGCGAGCTGTCGATCATCGCGAAGCCCGGCCTGCTCGAGGGCGCCGACGCCCCGAAGGGCCTGTTCTGA
- a CDS encoding GntR family transcriptional regulator, with amino-acid sequence MSSVADRISASDRAHATLLEEIQSGTLPAGFVLGEVEQAARLGISRTPMREALRRLAADGLVVQQSPRVTVVADLDADDIRALFEIRRALEETSARLAAHRGDADLFAALADEFAHVDLAAVEGRDAYYALIARFDAALDKAVDNDYIASALRTVRTHLVRVRRMARDKPARLAASAAEHRTIAAALAARDGDLAAHATHVHLHNALTGILDSLTANPEGVK; translated from the coding sequence ATGAGCTCCGTCGCCGATCGCATCAGCGCGAGCGATCGAGCCCACGCGACACTGCTGGAGGAGATCCAGTCGGGCACCCTCCCCGCCGGCTTCGTGCTCGGCGAGGTAGAGCAGGCCGCCCGCCTCGGCATCAGTCGTACGCCGATGCGCGAGGCCCTGCGCCGCCTCGCGGCCGACGGCCTGGTCGTGCAGCAGTCGCCGAGGGTGACGGTGGTCGCGGATCTGGATGCCGACGACATCCGCGCGCTGTTCGAGATCCGCCGTGCGCTCGAGGAGACCTCGGCCCGCCTCGCCGCCCACCGAGGAGACGCCGACCTCTTCGCCGCGCTCGCCGACGAGTTCGCGCACGTCGACCTCGCAGCCGTCGAGGGGCGAGACGCCTACTACGCCCTCATCGCCCGCTTCGACGCAGCTCTCGACAAGGCCGTCGACAACGACTACATCGCCTCGGCGCTGCGCACCGTGCGCACCCACCTCGTGCGGGTGCGCCGTATGGCCCGCGACAAGCCCGCCCGCCTCGCCGCCTCAGCCGCCGAGCACCGCACGATCGCGGCAGCGCTGGCCGCCCGAGACGGCGACCTGGCCGCCCACGCCACGCACGTGCACCTGCACAATGCGCTCACCGGCATCCTCGACTCCCTGACCGCCAACCCCGAAGGTGTGAAATGA
- a CDS encoding EamA family transporter, with the protein MSKVANDISVPGVRFGLPLAIGAAFAFGMSGAWARGLIDAGWTPGAAVTARVWVAALVLLVPTILSLRGRWVVLRKNAGMVAAYGLLAVTATQLCYFQAVAVMDVGLALLIEYTAPIAVILWLWLRRGERPSRRSVIGAAIAFVGLVLMLDIITGAEVNVAGILWALAAMVGAATYFLLSAKADTGLPPIALAGGGLLLGAVALTIAGLVGILPIAWTTDDITYRFGTVPWFVPVIAIGLIATALAYVLGIASTRMLGSRLASFVALSEVVAALLFGWLLLGQLPDLLQALGGALVLVGVVVVKLGEPRPAEFVEPIPDVVGSPQRPSMYT; encoded by the coding sequence ATGAGCAAGGTTGCAAATGACATCAGCGTGCCGGGCGTGCGATTCGGTCTGCCGCTGGCGATCGGCGCGGCCTTCGCGTTCGGCATGTCCGGTGCTTGGGCTCGCGGTCTCATCGACGCGGGGTGGACCCCCGGCGCGGCAGTGACCGCGCGGGTGTGGGTCGCCGCGCTCGTGCTGCTCGTGCCCACGATCCTCTCGCTCCGGGGCCGGTGGGTAGTGCTCAGGAAGAACGCGGGCATGGTCGCCGCCTACGGACTGCTCGCCGTCACCGCCACGCAGCTCTGCTACTTCCAGGCCGTCGCGGTGATGGACGTCGGCCTCGCCCTGCTCATCGAGTACACGGCCCCGATCGCCGTCATCCTCTGGCTGTGGCTCCGCAGAGGCGAACGCCCGAGCCGGCGCAGCGTGATCGGCGCGGCCATCGCCTTCGTCGGTCTCGTGCTGATGCTCGACATCATCACCGGTGCCGAGGTCAACGTCGCCGGCATCCTCTGGGCGCTCGCAGCCATGGTCGGCGCGGCCACGTACTTCCTGCTCTCCGCCAAGGCCGACACGGGCCTGCCGCCGATCGCGCTCGCCGGGGGAGGGCTGCTGCTCGGCGCCGTGGCGCTGACGATCGCGGGCCTCGTCGGCATCCTGCCCATCGCCTGGACGACCGACGACATCACCTACCGCTTCGGGACCGTGCCGTGGTTCGTGCCGGTGATCGCGATCGGCCTCATCGCCACTGCGCTCGCCTACGTGCTGGGCATCGCCTCGACTCGGATGCTGGGCTCGCGCCTCGCATCCTTCGTCGCTCTCTCCGAGGTCGTCGCCGCGCTGCTGTTCGGCTGGCTGCTGCTCGGACAGCTGCCCGACCTGCTGCAGGCGCTCGGCGGTGCGCTCGTGCTGGTCGGAGTGGTGGTCGTGAAGCTCGGCGAGCCGCGGCCCGCCGAGTTCGTCGAGCCGATTCCGGATGTCGTGGGGTCACCGCAGCGACCCTCTATGTATACGTGA
- a CDS encoding CGNR zinc finger domain-containing protein, giving the protein MNFTDDTEEALRSAVWLVNSAEDPETLENLADYDAFLADFPYSGRLDRDEAELASLRDLRPRLRAMLVAPRDEMAEHVNAALAETHLAPRLVRHDGVDWHLHAVADERPLAERVLIETAMALIDVIRSDEGSRISICADDTCEALALDLSRNRSKRFCSTTCTNRNAVAAYRARRTRSDTHA; this is encoded by the coding sequence ATGAACTTCACCGATGACACGGAAGAGGCTCTTCGCTCAGCCGTCTGGCTGGTGAACTCGGCGGAGGACCCCGAGACGCTCGAGAACCTCGCCGACTACGACGCCTTCCTCGCGGACTTCCCCTATTCGGGTCGACTCGATCGCGACGAGGCCGAACTCGCCTCGCTCCGTGACCTGCGCCCACGCCTGCGCGCCATGCTGGTCGCGCCCCGCGACGAGATGGCCGAGCACGTGAACGCCGCCCTCGCCGAGACTCACCTCGCCCCGAGGCTCGTGCGCCACGACGGAGTCGACTGGCACCTGCACGCGGTGGCCGACGAGCGCCCGCTGGCCGAGCGCGTGCTGATCGAGACCGCCATGGCGCTGATCGACGTCATCCGATCCGATGAGGGCTCACGCATCTCCATCTGCGCCGACGACACGTGCGAGGCGCTGGCCCTCGACCTCTCTCGCAACCGCTCCAAGCGGTTCTGCTCGACGACCTGCACCAACCGCAACGCGGTGGCCGCGTATCGCGCCCGCCGCACCCGGAGCGACACTCACGCATGA
- a CDS encoding acetylxylan esterase produces MTFASPHDTWFPDAAFDASYGHTLKTLRGIAPIAPPEGFAKRWMRWRDEARQVDAAPVVLSVDSAAGRRVSVIEYSGADGTRLRAWVVEPVSGAARIGVVHSHGYGGREAIDLARVPDHAAAVFPVARGLPTLNAGVGAPEPIAEHVLAGIDDPDRYVLGLCARDLWLAADALLALTGDTPLYYVGESFGGGIGSLALPWDDRYIGATLIVPSFGQYDERLAVHCLGSGEVVRAHVAAHPEAREVLRWFDASSSMTLTQVPVRVEAALWDPYVPPQGQFAVANAVGELDLEVLPAGHADYPGSEDVRAAAIRHGRAHLERVLGAS; encoded by the coding sequence ATGACCTTCGCCTCGCCCCACGACACCTGGTTCCCCGACGCCGCCTTCGATGCCAGTTACGGTCACACGCTCAAGACGCTGCGCGGGATCGCTCCGATCGCACCGCCCGAGGGCTTCGCGAAGCGCTGGATGCGGTGGCGCGACGAGGCGCGGCAGGTGGATGCCGCCCCGGTCGTTCTGTCGGTCGATTCCGCAGCGGGCCGCCGCGTCTCGGTGATCGAGTACTCGGGGGCCGACGGAACGCGCCTGCGCGCGTGGGTCGTCGAACCTGTCTCGGGTGCCGCGCGCATCGGCGTCGTGCACAGCCACGGCTACGGAGGACGGGAAGCGATCGATCTCGCTCGCGTGCCCGATCATGCGGCCGCCGTCTTCCCCGTCGCCCGAGGCCTGCCGACGCTCAACGCCGGCGTGGGCGCCCCCGAGCCGATCGCCGAGCACGTGCTCGCCGGCATCGACGACCCCGATCGCTACGTGCTGGGTCTGTGCGCCCGCGATCTGTGGCTCGCGGCCGACGCTCTGCTCGCCCTGACCGGCGATACTCCTCTCTATTACGTGGGTGAGAGCTTCGGCGGCGGCATCGGCTCACTCGCCCTCCCCTGGGACGACCGCTACATCGGCGCGACACTGATCGTGCCGAGCTTCGGCCAGTACGACGAGCGATTGGCCGTGCACTGCCTCGGCAGCGGCGAGGTCGTGCGCGCTCACGTCGCCGCTCACCCCGAGGCCCGCGAGGTGCTGCGCTGGTTCGACGCATCGAGCTCGATGACGCTGACACAGGTACCTGTGCGCGTCGAGGCAGCGCTGTGGGATCCGTACGTGCCACCCCAGGGCCAGTTCGCGGTGGCGAACGCCGTCGGCGAGCTCGACCTCGAGGTGCTGCCCGCCGGGCATGCGGACTACCCCGGGTCGGAGGACGTCAGGGCCGCGGCGATCCGCCACGGCCGCGCGCACCTCGAACGCGTTCTCGGAGCCAGCTGA
- a CDS encoding amidohydrolase family protein has protein sequence MRILDSHLHLWSPSTLTYTWLEGPLAWEFAALEIEHSPIDVATVEKSVFVQAGTIEDDFLAEVRWVVEQADEVGVVGIVAGARLDRGTDTTAHLEGLAAEPLVVGVRHDLQIEPDGLAVSAAFVTGARELAARGWTFDACVRAAQLPEIARLAGAVPELRIVLDHLGKPEVGTADAPVVPTMEWVRDLDDLARHPNTWCKLSGLPAEAGGDWSAEQLHPFLDAAADAFGVERLMWGSDWPVSVIGPAEEGDPYAPEDGSPTYQPTARSRWADAVIAWAERRGHDVDAIMWRNAEAFYRVGRRSAVPVDEPRPRRGGFLGWLRGE, from the coding sequence ATGCGCATACTCGATTCGCACCTGCACCTGTGGTCGCCCTCGACTCTGACCTACACGTGGCTCGAGGGACCGCTCGCGTGGGAGTTCGCTGCGCTCGAGATTGAGCACTCGCCGATCGACGTCGCCACGGTCGAGAAGTCGGTCTTCGTGCAGGCCGGGACGATCGAAGACGACTTCCTCGCCGAGGTGCGGTGGGTCGTCGAACAGGCTGATGAGGTGGGCGTGGTCGGCATCGTCGCGGGAGCACGCCTCGACCGCGGCACCGACACCACTGCGCACCTCGAGGGACTCGCCGCCGAGCCGCTCGTGGTCGGCGTGCGCCACGATCTGCAGATCGAACCGGACGGCCTCGCGGTGTCGGCCGCGTTCGTGACCGGTGCGCGCGAGCTCGCAGCCCGCGGGTGGACGTTCGACGCGTGCGTGCGCGCGGCGCAGCTGCCCGAGATCGCCCGCCTCGCCGGGGCCGTGCCCGAACTGCGGATCGTGCTCGATCACCTCGGCAAGCCCGAGGTGGGCACCGCGGATGCTCCCGTGGTGCCGACCATGGAGTGGGTGCGCGATCTCGACGACCTCGCACGGCATCCGAACACGTGGTGCAAGCTGTCGGGTCTTCCGGCGGAGGCCGGCGGCGACTGGTCGGCTGAGCAACTGCATCCGTTCCTCGATGCCGCGGCCGACGCGTTCGGAGTCGAACGGCTCATGTGGGGCAGCGACTGGCCGGTCTCGGTCATCGGTCCTGCGGAGGAGGGCGATCCCTATGCTCCGGAAGACGGCTCGCCCACCTATCAGCCGACGGCGCGCAGCCGGTGGGCGGATGCCGTGATCGCGTGGGCCGAGCGCCGCGGGCACGACGTCGACGCCATCATGTGGCGCAATGCCGAGGCGTTCTACCGCGTCGGCCGGCGATCGGCGGTGCCGGTGGACGAACCCCGCCCGCGCCGCGGTGGATTCCTGGGCTGGCTGCGCGGCGAGTGA
- a CDS encoding ribokinase codes for MTAATSPDRTGVVIVGSVSADVTTFSTRLPARGETILGDEFTLMLGGKGANQAVAAGRSGARTSFVGCVGDDLFHDLVVTGLSEAGVDLTHLRTVPGPTGIAHIRVDASAQNDIVMVPLANAALGAEQIDAALTALAPTTSVLLTQLETPSALTAHITSRGREHGMTVILDPAPAAPLDDAVWANIDIVTPNETEASVLTGIEVTDADSAALAGRWFLDRGVGAAVITLAGQGSCVVTAAGASVVPSFPVAAVDTTAAGDAYAGYLGAALANGLELTDAVRIATAAGALAVTKQGASPSLPLRADVEAFLAAREAH; via the coding sequence ATGACAGCCGCCACCTCGCCCGATCGCACCGGCGTCGTCATCGTCGGCAGTGTGAGCGCAGACGTGACGACCTTCTCGACCCGGCTCCCGGCCCGTGGCGAGACCATCCTCGGAGACGAGTTCACCCTCATGCTCGGGGGCAAGGGCGCGAACCAGGCCGTCGCGGCCGGGCGCTCGGGAGCCCGCACGAGCTTCGTCGGATGCGTCGGCGACGACCTCTTCCACGACCTCGTCGTCACCGGGCTGAGCGAGGCCGGTGTCGACCTCACGCACCTTCGCACGGTGCCCGGCCCGACGGGCATCGCGCACATCCGCGTCGATGCCTCGGCGCAGAACGACATCGTCATGGTGCCCCTCGCCAACGCCGCCCTCGGCGCCGAGCAGATCGATGCGGCGCTCACGGCCCTCGCGCCGACCACGTCGGTGTTGCTCACCCAGCTCGAGACCCCCTCGGCACTCACTGCGCACATCACGTCGCGCGGACGCGAGCACGGCATGACGGTCATCCTCGACCCGGCACCGGCCGCTCCGCTCGACGACGCGGTGTGGGCGAACATCGACATCGTGACCCCGAACGAGACCGAGGCCTCGGTGCTCACCGGCATCGAGGTGACGGACGCCGACTCGGCCGCGCTCGCCGGACGCTGGTTCCTCGACCGTGGCGTCGGCGCGGCCGTGATCACGCTCGCGGGCCAGGGCTCGTGCGTCGTGACGGCGGCCGGCGCATCCGTCGTCCCGTCCTTCCCGGTCGCCGCCGTCGACACCACGGCGGCGGGCGACGCCTATGCCGGATATCTCGGTGCTGCGCTGGCGAACGGCCTGGAGCTGACGGATGCCGTGCGCATCGCCACCGCGGCCGGCGCCCTCGCCGTCACGAAGCAGGGCGCCTCACCGAGCCTGCCGCTGCGGGCCGACGTCGAGGCGTTCCTGGCCGCACGAGAAGCCCACTGA
- a CDS encoding PLP-dependent cysteine synthase family protein, giving the protein MSDWTSTAIALLEADANRSADTHLHLFPLPPEWGIDLYLKDESVHPTGSLKHRLARSLILYGLVNGRITEHSTLVESSSGSTAVSEAYFARMLGLPFVTVVPRSTSQEKIDLIEFYGGRCHFVDRAEDMSPEAQRLASECHGHYLDQFTYAERATDWRGNNNIAESVFSQLSQERHPIPRWIVVGAGTGGTSATFGRYVKYRRHETQIAVVDPEGSAFYDGWAGTVDPPVGRPSRIEGIGRPRVEASFVPSVIDEMIRVPDAGSIAAIRMLRERTLHLAGGSTGTNLYGAFQLIARMRAAGETGSIVTLICDSGIRYAGTYFNDEWVAGQGWDLAPHRARLDHFLETGVWVD; this is encoded by the coding sequence ATGAGCGACTGGACCAGCACCGCGATCGCCCTGCTGGAGGCCGACGCGAACCGCAGTGCCGACACGCACCTGCACCTCTTCCCGCTGCCGCCCGAGTGGGGCATCGATCTGTATCTCAAGGACGAGTCGGTGCACCCCACCGGGTCGCTCAAGCACCGTCTCGCGCGCTCGCTGATCCTCTACGGGCTCGTCAACGGCCGCATCACCGAGCACTCGACGCTGGTCGAGTCGTCGAGCGGCTCGACCGCCGTCTCCGAGGCGTACTTCGCGCGGATGCTGGGGCTGCCGTTCGTCACCGTCGTGCCGCGGTCGACCAGCCAGGAGAAGATCGACCTCATCGAGTTCTACGGCGGCCGCTGCCACTTCGTCGACCGCGCAGAGGACATGTCTCCCGAGGCCCAGCGCCTCGCGTCCGAATGCCACGGCCACTACCTCGATCAGTTCACGTATGCCGAGCGCGCGACCGACTGGCGCGGCAACAACAACATCGCCGAGAGCGTGTTCAGCCAGCTGTCGCAGGAGCGGCATCCGATCCCCCGCTGGATCGTCGTGGGCGCGGGCACCGGCGGCACGAGCGCGACGTTCGGGCGCTACGTGAAGTACCGCCGCCACGAGACGCAGATCGCCGTGGTCGACCCCGAGGGTTCGGCGTTCTACGACGGCTGGGCCGGCACGGTCGATCCGCCCGTCGGACGCCCGAGCCGCATCGAGGGCATCGGCCGGCCGCGCGTCGAGGCCTCATTCGTGCCCAGCGTGATCGACGAGATGATCCGCGTTCCCGACGCCGGCTCGATCGCCGCGATCCGGATGCTGCGCGAGCGCACGCTGCACCTCGCCGGTGGCTCGACCGGCACCAACCTCTACGGTGCCTTCCAGCTGATCGCACGCATGCGCGCGGCCGGCGAGACCGGCAGCATCGTCACCCTGATCTGCGACAGCGGCATCCGCTACGCCGGCACGTACTTCAACGACGAGTGGGTCGCAGGTCAAGGCTGGGACCTCGCCCCGCATCGCGCCCGCCTCGACCACTTCCTCGAGACCGGCGTCTGGGTCGACTGA
- a CDS encoding glycine cleavage system protein R — protein sequence MTTLILTVAGADRPGLVAAVADVVDAHEGNWENSSLAELAGTFAGVIEVSVAPEHSEGLQAALRELQGQGLLTLAVLTGTPAADAEAQVLEIRILGNDRSGIVREVSNVLNAHELSIEELATETRDAAMAGGRLFEASVIARVPESVDLDALRRDLERIATEIQVDITLA from the coding sequence ATGACTACTCTCATCCTCACTGTCGCGGGTGCTGATCGCCCCGGACTCGTCGCCGCGGTCGCCGATGTCGTCGACGCCCACGAAGGCAACTGGGAGAACAGCTCGCTGGCCGAGCTCGCCGGAACCTTCGCCGGTGTGATCGAGGTGTCGGTCGCACCCGAGCACTCGGAGGGGCTGCAGGCGGCACTCCGCGAACTGCAGGGCCAGGGTCTGCTGACGCTCGCCGTTCTGACCGGCACGCCCGCGGCGGACGCCGAGGCGCAGGTGCTCGAGATCCGGATTCTCGGCAACGACCGATCCGGCATCGTCCGTGAGGTGTCCAACGTGCTGAACGCGCACGAGCTCAGCATCGAAGAGCTGGCGACAGAGACGCGGGATGCCGCGATGGCCGGCGGCCGTCTGTTCGAGGCATCTGTGATCGCACGGGTTCCCGAGTCGGTCGACCTCGACGCGCTGCGTCGCGACCTCGAGCGCATCGCCACCGAGATCCAGGTCGACATCACCCTCGCCTGA
- a CDS encoding GNAT family N-acetyltransferase, producing MADEISISIADRLTPSDLQQIETLLPQISATARFDAARVLSLLEAPNADLFVARESGRIVGMATLAMAPLITGRHGSIEDVVVDQSTRGRGIARLLLETIIEESERRGLSKLDLTSRPSRESALRLYESVGFVRRNTNVMRFAPQET from the coding sequence ATGGCCGACGAAATCAGCATCTCGATCGCGGACCGCCTCACGCCGAGCGACCTCCAGCAGATCGAGACACTTCTGCCCCAGATCTCGGCGACCGCTCGATTCGACGCGGCACGGGTGCTCTCGCTGCTCGAGGCGCCGAACGCAGACCTCTTCGTCGCGCGCGAGTCAGGACGGATCGTGGGGATGGCCACTCTCGCGATGGCCCCGCTCATCACCGGACGGCACGGCAGCATCGAAGACGTCGTGGTCGATCAGAGCACCCGTGGACGAGGCATCGCACGACTGCTGCTCGAGACGATCATCGAGGAGTCCGAACGGCGAGGACTGTCGAAGCTCGATCTGACCTCCCGTCCGTCTCGCGAATCGGCATTGCGCCTCTACGAATCGGTCGGCTTCGTCCGTCGAAACACGAACGTGATGCGCTTCGCACCGCAGGAGACCTGA
- a CDS encoding FadR/GntR family transcriptional regulator has protein sequence MSALDTALHGLRALIADGALRPGDRLPSEGELCETLGVSRGSLREAIRMLAALGVLETRHGSGSYVSELRAADLIGSLSLTVGLLPMEGVLELTELRRVLEPHAAALAAARIDAATIEELSGVLDEIEASDDFEDHSRLDHAFHMTISEVAGNDALTSLIDVLRSRSRAYRIPDAGDAAELKLHSDAGHRAILRGLAAADPVAASTAASAHVAQTEYWVRRYTETDIVAEAPAVEPD, from the coding sequence ATGAGCGCTTTGGATACGGCTCTGCACGGGCTGCGTGCGCTGATCGCCGACGGCGCGCTGCGCCCCGGCGACCGTCTGCCCAGCGAGGGCGAGCTGTGCGAGACGCTCGGCGTCTCGCGAGGATCGCTGCGCGAAGCCATCCGCATGCTGGCCGCGCTCGGGGTGCTCGAGACCCGCCACGGTTCGGGCAGCTACGTCAGCGAGCTGCGCGCCGCCGACCTGATCGGCAGCCTCTCGCTCACCGTCGGCCTGCTGCCCATGGAAGGCGTGCTCGAGCTGACCGAGCTGCGCCGCGTGCTCGAACCGCACGCCGCCGCGCTCGCGGCGGCGCGCATCGACGCCGCGACGATCGAGGAGCTCAGCGGCGTGCTCGACGAGATCGAGGCCAGCGACGACTTCGAGGATCACTCGCGTCTCGACCACGCCTTCCACATGACGATCTCGGAGGTCGCGGGCAACGACGCCCTCACGAGCCTGATCGACGTGCTGCGCTCACGATCGCGGGCGTATCGGATTCCGGATGCCGGCGACGCGGCCGAACTCAAGCTGCACTCGGACGCCGGGCACCGGGCGATTCTCCGTGGACTCGCGGCAGCGGATCCGGTCGCGGCGTCGACCGCGGCATCCGCGCACGTGGCGCAGACCGAGTACTGGGTGCGCCGGTACACCGAGACGGACATCGTCGCCGAGGCGCCGGCCGTCGAGCCGGACTGA
- a CDS encoding aminotransferase class V-fold PLP-dependent enzyme: protein MPAPLFPAPLTLNSGIRARDAWPLDPDVIHLNHGSFGAVPTAVVEQQDALRRRADLSPVEWFPRIAERVRAARERTAPFLGAHAEDSVFVPNASAAATVVYNALHLERSDEILVTDQGYGAITMGAQRLARRFGAFVRAVELPLLASDDEVVQLFADALTPRTRLIVVDQITSPTARMLPTRRIAELAAERGIRTLVDGAHAPGLVADAAAVAGGDWWFGNLHKWPCAPRGSALLVTTAPDRDDLWPLIDSWAANEPYPERFDTQGTIDATTYLATPASIEFIEREFGWHNARRAMAQMADAGAEIIAEGLRPYGDEDPLTPLPSPVPSMRLVRLPLGLGSTREEADALRMDLLDETGVETAFTSFRGVGYFRLSAHLYTEASDFEAFVERCIPQILRRAGIRTADSIIVT from the coding sequence ATGCCCGCACCACTCTTCCCCGCACCGCTCACGCTGAATTCCGGCATTCGAGCCCGTGATGCGTGGCCGCTCGATCCCGACGTGATTCACCTGAACCACGGCTCTTTCGGCGCTGTGCCCACCGCGGTCGTCGAGCAGCAGGATGCGCTGCGGCGCCGAGCCGATCTCAGCCCGGTCGAGTGGTTCCCCCGCATCGCCGAGCGCGTGCGCGCCGCCAGAGAGCGCACCGCCCCGTTTCTCGGTGCCCACGCTGAAGACAGTGTCTTCGTGCCCAACGCCTCGGCCGCGGCCACCGTCGTCTACAACGCCCTGCACCTCGAGCGCAGCGACGAGATCCTCGTGACCGACCAGGGCTACGGCGCGATCACGATGGGGGCGCAGCGCCTGGCCCGCCGCTTCGGAGCATTCGTCCGGGCCGTCGAGCTGCCACTGCTCGCCTCCGACGACGAGGTCGTGCAGCTCTTCGCCGACGCGCTCACGCCCCGCACGCGTCTGATCGTGGTCGACCAGATCACCTCGCCCACCGCGCGGATGCTGCCCACCCGCCGCATCGCCGAGCTCGCCGCCGAGCGCGGCATCCGCACTCTGGTCGACGGCGCGCACGCTCCCGGGCTGGTTGCGGATGCCGCCGCAGTCGCCGGCGGCGACTGGTGGTTCGGCAACCTGCACAAGTGGCCCTGCGCCCCACGCGGATCGGCGCTGCTCGTCACGACAGCTCCCGACCGCGATGACCTCTGGCCGCTCATCGACTCGTGGGCCGCGAACGAGCCCTACCCCGAGCGCTTCGACACCCAGGGCACGATCGACGCGACGACCTACCTCGCCACCCCCGCGTCGATCGAGTTCATCGAGCGCGAGTTCGGCTGGCACAACGCCCGCCGGGCGATGGCGCAGATGGCGGATGCCGGTGCCGAGATCATCGCCGAGGGCCTGCGTCCCTACGGCGACGAAGACCCACTGACACCGCTGCCCTCTCCCGTGCCGTCGATGCGCCTCGTGCGCCTGCCGCTCGGACTCGGCTCGACCCGCGAGGAGGCCGACGCCCTGCGCATGGATCTGCTCGACGAGACCGGCGTCGAGACCGCGTTCACGAGCTTCCGCGGCGTCGGCTACTTCCGCCTCTCGGCGCACCTCTACACCGAGGCGTCGGACTTCGAGGCCTTCGTCGAGCGCTGCATCCCGCAGATCCTCCGCCGCGCCGGCATCCGCACCGCCGACTCGATCATCGTCACCTGA